One window of Helicoverpa zea isolate HzStark_Cry1AcR chromosome 12, ilHelZeax1.1, whole genome shotgun sequence genomic DNA carries:
- the LOC124634992 gene encoding three prime repair exonuclease 2-like — protein sequence MDKVKTYLFLDLQSTGYPGTAHGEIRITEICLLAVKGVDVEKTRYEPRIQYKFKMCFNPEKKVEEEISQQNGLTLAVLKSETKFNKDVCNAITSFVKCLKKPVCMIAHNAFKFHFPLLKYHMDRMKVAMPDDLLCTDSIYCYYDILKRELYVKPREKSEENCEEESAESKSDPVEIERDMRDRKYENLVQNVFYEVAPKELYNLSHVYKSVTSGDLKQYDAETNCRMMLKIAIDYKHDFMEWVKRQHCPFSEVPIIPM from the coding sequence ATGGATAAAGTGAAAACATACTTATTCTTAGACCTACAGTCTACTGGTTATCCAGGGACAGCACATGGTGAAATACGAATTACAGAAATATGTTTGCTAGCAGTTAAAGGAGTAGACGTTGAAAAAACCAGGTATGAACCTCGAATTCAATACAAATTCAAAATGTGCTTCAACCCCGAAAAGAAAGTGGAAGAAGAAATTTCTCAACAAAATGGATTAACACTAGCTGTTTTGAAAAGTGAAACTAAATTCAACAAAGATGTTTGCAATGCCATTACTTCTTTTGTCAAATGTCTGAAGAAACCTGTTTGTATGATTGCCCATAACGCTTTTAAGTTTCACTTCCCCTTACTGAAATATCATATGGATAGAATGAAAGTAGCAATGCCAGATGATCTGTTATGTACTGATAGCATTTATTGCTATTATGACATATTAAAAAGAGAATTGTATGTAAAGCCAAGAGAAAAGTCAGAAGAAAACTGTGAAGAAGAAAGTGCAGAAAGTAAAAGTGATCCAGTTGAAATTGAGAGGGACATGAGAGACAGAAAGTATGAAAATCTAGTTCAGAATGTATTTTATGAAGTGGCACCGAAAGAATTGTACAATTTATCTCATGTTTACAAAAGTGTTACCTCTGGTGATCTTAAACAGTATGATGCAGAAACTAACTGTCGAATGATGTTGAAAATAGCCATTGATTATAAACACGATTTTATGGAGTGGGTAAAGAGACAGCACTGCCCCTTCTCTGAGGTGCCGATTATACCTATGTGA